The Aphis gossypii isolate Hap1 chromosome 3, ASM2018417v2, whole genome shotgun sequence genome includes a region encoding these proteins:
- the LOC114125178 gene encoding eukaryotic translation initiation factor 1A, X-chromosomal-like, whose translation MPKNKGKGGKNRRRGKNENETEKRELVFKEDGQEYAQVTKMLGNGRLEAMCFDGVKRLCHIRGKLRKKVWINQADIVLIGLREYQDTKADVILKYTPDEARNLKTYGEFPETVRINDTVTFVDDGLDEDIEFGDDISEDEEADNAVDNI comes from the exons ATGCCTAAAAATAAAG GAAAAGGAGGTAAAAATCGTAGGCGAGGTAAGAATGAGAATGAAACAGAAAAGCGTGAGTTGGTGTTCAAAGAAGATGGACaag aatatgCTCAAGTTACCAAAATGTTGGGAAATGGACGTCTAGAAGCAATGTGTTTTGATGGTGTAAAACGACTTTGTCACATTCGAGGAAAACTTAGGAAAAAG gtgtGGATCAATCAAGCTGATATAGTATTGATAGGCTTACGTGAATATCAAGATACAAAAGCCGatgtaattttgaagtatacGCCTGATGAAGCTCGTAACTTGAAAACATATGGAGAATTTCCAGAAACTG TTCGCATCAATGATACAGTCACATTTGTTGATGATGGATTGGATGAGGATATTGAATTCGGAGATGATATTAGCGAAGATGAAGAAGCAGACAATGCTGttgataat atttaa